One stretch of Prosthecobacter dejongeii DNA includes these proteins:
- a CDS encoding beta strand repeat-containing protein has translation MSRLLPPELVRFLFVFLLAVGSLHSQVPTFVVSNTNDSGVGSLRQAIADANIAGGNPTVTFDAAAFATPQVITLATSLSVTTSMTVQGPGAGLVTISGNNSVRVWVVSGGVSFTLRDATVSNGSANGGAGLLVGSTCHLTLFQCVISNNVSGATGGGILHQGGGGTITIDRSSFIANATSSSTGGAGIESAAVTNRISNTTFSGQLADTSGAAYRNSGAGVASFFTNCTFSGNTAATAGGGAIRIQTGIGNILVLNHCTITNNRVVTGTGGGINVASGVPLLLNNCLVADNYIGGFPSTTRSDVSGPILGASSNNLIGSDSDITGIANGTNGNILGTAGVPVDPLVGVLSDNGGPTQTHALLQGSPAINVGATPSETQSVFLSNNSGGTFTLTFNGQTTSSLSGTSTAAVVQAALEALPAVGLGNVVVQQIGTRYVVTFTGILAAANQPELISNTVGGLTVTVSTFAEGGLPAFDQRGSGFLRAVGVVDIGALEVQREFHILANTVTADEGTGGTTTAFNFTVSRTGSTAGVTTVDYTVIGSGLNPANAADFGGTFPSGTVTIADGQISAPVTVINVSHDSLVENDETFDVVLSNPAALYTIATGTATSTITNDDTATVSIAKINDGAELAVPQDGLFRVTQSAVSSSDTVLSYSVAGTATPGTDYTALAGSVTLLAGQLTADIAVEVLNDANASEVLETVIVTLTAVTAGSPGVALGSPTSATVDIAAEVSSGPVTVPVSSSLGDTVTGNGAPGADGTTNIGNFDILRRGAFLAENSDLVFPGSLAVGSGSPAVTLDNSQGLWKGTGSGLRLIARTGTPVPDISGAVFDYLPIVPAITDAGEITILASLRIGIGAVTVNDDTGIWSEVGGGGLSLVLREGDAVPGLAGVQVGRLASGAYATATTGATTGETAFSVIFKGASTDTAILRASVNGATVAVQVVARENSLAPGTALQFGNIAGSYSDPARMDAAGNLVFAALTKPGNKEGLWYQPVGGSLTKVLMADDTAPGTGGATFSRIQRPSIGSNGRIAFRAMLNANGDNSTSQRNDGIWFGDAANPASFTCILRRGDTNATVTGLTATQKVGNVWGGWLGNGNRGAWKGWVDMDGNGTSAPPTDVHGIYATTSGSMELIVKVGDAAPGVAGATFTGFDLPLVGGQEQTAFLGNIAGPGVTTTNNQGVWREAANGGGLALVLRSGDVITTTQGAKTVQAIDFPGSGQTDRRWEQPVMDSNGRILMNVIFTDGSSSQIVSP, from the coding sequence ATGTCTCGTTTACTCCCCCCCGAACTTGTCAGGTTTCTCTTCGTCTTTTTACTAGCAGTCGGTTCGCTGCATTCGCAGGTGCCCACGTTTGTTGTTAGTAACACCAATGACAGTGGCGTGGGATCACTGCGTCAGGCGATTGCTGATGCGAACATTGCGGGTGGCAATCCCACCGTCACCTTTGATGCCGCAGCATTCGCCACGCCTCAGGTCATCACTTTGGCCACAAGCTTATCGGTCACCACTTCCATGACCGTTCAGGGGCCTGGTGCTGGCTTGGTGACGATTTCTGGCAACAATTCAGTCCGTGTTTGGGTGGTGAGTGGAGGAGTTTCCTTCACTCTGCGGGATGCGACGGTGAGCAATGGCTCCGCCAATGGTGGAGCGGGCCTACTGGTCGGTTCGACTTGCCATCTCACCCTTTTCCAGTGTGTGATTTCTAACAACGTCAGTGGTGCCACGGGTGGTGGGATCTTGCATCAGGGCGGTGGAGGGACAATAACGATCGATAGATCGTCGTTCATTGCCAATGCCACGAGTAGCTCGACTGGCGGTGCCGGGATTGAATCAGCCGCCGTGACCAACAGGATCTCGAACACGACTTTCAGCGGCCAGCTCGCCGATACATCCGGGGCTGCCTATCGCAATTCCGGTGCAGGCGTCGCCAGTTTTTTCACGAACTGCACCTTCTCAGGCAATACCGCTGCAACCGCTGGTGGTGGTGCTATCCGGATTCAAACGGGTATCGGGAATATTCTGGTGCTGAACCATTGTACGATCACCAATAACCGGGTCGTTACCGGGACAGGCGGGGGAATCAATGTGGCCTCGGGTGTTCCTTTGCTTCTGAACAACTGCTTGGTGGCTGATAACTATATTGGTGGTTTTCCTAGCACGACCCGTTCTGATGTTAGCGGCCCGATCCTTGGGGCGAGCTCCAACAACCTGATTGGCTCAGATAGCGATATCACAGGCATTGCGAATGGGACGAATGGGAACATCCTTGGAACTGCTGGTGTTCCTGTGGACCCACTCGTCGGCGTGCTCAGTGACAATGGAGGTCCCACACAGACTCATGCTTTGTTGCAGGGTAGCCCAGCGATCAATGTCGGCGCGACCCCATCAGAGACCCAGAGCGTGTTTTTGAGCAACAACTCAGGGGGCACCTTCACGCTGACTTTTAATGGCCAGACCACTTCTTCGTTGTCTGGCACCTCCACAGCAGCGGTCGTCCAGGCTGCACTTGAAGCTCTCCCCGCCGTGGGCCTTGGCAACGTCGTGGTGCAACAAATCGGTACACGTTATGTGGTCACTTTCACCGGTATTCTGGCGGCTGCCAACCAGCCTGAGCTGATTAGCAACACCGTAGGCGGACTCACGGTCACGGTTTCAACCTTCGCGGAAGGTGGACTGCCTGCCTTTGATCAACGCGGCAGCGGCTTTTTACGTGCTGTGGGTGTTGTGGACATTGGTGCCCTGGAAGTACAACGCGAGTTCCACATCCTTGCGAATACAGTCACTGCCGATGAGGGCACGGGCGGCACGACCACGGCGTTCAACTTCACCGTGAGCCGCACGGGCAGCACTGCGGGCGTGACCACAGTGGACTACACCGTCATCGGTTCCGGCCTCAATCCGGCGAATGCGGCTGACTTTGGCGGCACTTTCCCCAGCGGAACAGTCACGATTGCGGATGGGCAGATCTCGGCCCCCGTCACGGTGATCAATGTCAGCCATGATTCCCTCGTGGAAAACGACGAAACCTTTGATGTCGTCCTCAGCAATCCTGCCGCGCTTTACACCATCGCCACTGGCACGGCGACCTCCACCATCACCAATGACGACACGGCGACCGTCAGCATCGCGAAGATCAATGACGGCGCCGAACTGGCTGTGCCGCAAGATGGTCTCTTCCGTGTGACCCAGTCGGCGGTCAGCTCTAGCGATACCGTCCTCAGCTACAGTGTGGCTGGCACGGCGACTCCAGGTACGGATTACACCGCTCTCGCTGGCAGCGTCACCCTTTTGGCAGGTCAGCTCACGGCAGACATCGCGGTGGAGGTGCTCAACGATGCGAATGCCTCAGAAGTTCTGGAAACGGTGATCGTCACGCTTACCGCTGTCACTGCTGGTAGCCCAGGAGTGGCTCTTGGTTCGCCGACTTCTGCCACAGTGGACATCGCAGCGGAAGTGAGTTCCGGACCGGTGACGGTGCCAGTCAGTTCGTCGCTTGGAGATACGGTGACGGGTAATGGTGCTCCTGGAGCGGATGGAACGACCAACATTGGCAACTTCGACATCCTGCGTCGTGGGGCCTTCCTGGCGGAGAATAGTGATCTGGTCTTCCCGGGTTCTCTGGCAGTGGGTAGTGGGTCGCCTGCCGTGACATTGGACAATTCTCAAGGCCTCTGGAAGGGCACTGGCAGCGGTTTGCGCCTCATCGCCCGCACGGGCACCCCTGTGCCAGACATCTCAGGGGCAGTGTTTGATTACCTGCCCATCGTCCCCGCCATCACCGATGCGGGAGAGATCACTATCCTGGCCAGCCTGCGCATCGGCATCGGTGCCGTGACTGTCAACGACGACACGGGCATCTGGAGTGAAGTGGGGGGCGGCGGTCTCAGCCTCGTCCTTCGTGAAGGGGATGCCGTTCCTGGCCTAGCGGGTGTGCAGGTGGGTCGCCTGGCCTCAGGAGCTTACGCCACAGCCACGACCGGAGCGACCACGGGCGAAACGGCTTTCTCCGTCATCTTCAAAGGAGCCAGCACGGATACGGCCATCCTGCGTGCTAGCGTCAACGGCGCGACGGTGGCCGTTCAGGTGGTGGCTCGTGAAAATAGCCTCGCTCCAGGCACCGCCCTTCAGTTTGGCAACATCGCTGGCAGCTACTCAGACCCCGCCCGTATGGATGCGGCGGGGAATCTTGTCTTTGCTGCCCTGACGAAGCCTGGCAACAAGGAAGGCCTCTGGTATCAGCCGGTCGGCGGCAGCTTGACCAAGGTCCTGATGGCAGATGACACCGCCCCTGGTACTGGTGGCGCTACCTTCAGCAGGATCCAGCGCCCTTCCATCGGCAGCAATGGGCGCATCGCCTTCCGCGCCATGTTGAATGCGAATGGCGACAACAGCACCAGCCAGCGTAACGATGGCATCTGGTTCGGGGATGCGGCCAATCCAGCCAGCTTCACCTGCATCCTCCGTCGTGGGGATACCAATGCCACGGTAACGGGCCTCACAGCGACACAGAAAGTCGGCAATGTCTGGGGCGGTTGGCTGGGCAATGGCAACCGGGGAGCCTGGAAAGGCTGGGTGGACATGGATGGCAATGGCACCAGCGCCCCGCCGACCGATGTGCACGGCATCTACGCCACCACTTCAGGCAGCATGGAATTGATCGTCAAAGTGGGCGATGCAGCTCCAGGGGTCGCCGGCGCGACCTTCACGGGTTTTGACTTGCCCCTCGTCGGCGGTCAGGAGCAGACGGCTTTTCTGGGGAACATCGCGGGTCCGGGTGTCACCACCACGAATAACCAAGGCGTTTGGAGAGAAGCTGCGAATGGCGGCGGTTTGGCCCTGGTGCTTCGCTCGGGCGATGTCATCACCACCACCCAGGGAGCTAAGACCGTCCAAGCGATCGACTTCCCAGGCTCTGGGCAGACGGATCGCCGCTGGGAGCAGCCCGTCATGGACAGCAATGGCCGCATCCTGATGAACGTCATTTTCACCGATGGCAGCAGCAGCCAGATCGTTTCACCCTAA
- a CDS encoding methyltransferase domain-containing protein, producing MNIYETRCLLDEYLLFHYGATHEVLPWADGPQSALGFAVRTVTELADFSRPLETALDLGCAVGRSSFELAKRASTVLGMDYSHSFVEAAAQLIQQDLPYQRVDEAAATTALVAQVPADCPRDRVRFEQGDAMDLRADLGSFDLVHAANLLCRLTDPALLIARLPDLVKPGGQLLLTTPCTWLEEFTPRGHWPTGSTRDWLKQELSAHFDLAQEKDLPFLIREHARKYQWSVALGTRWIRKPA from the coding sequence ATGAATATTTACGAAACCCGCTGCCTGCTCGATGAATACCTGCTCTTTCACTACGGGGCCACACACGAGGTGCTGCCCTGGGCGGACGGGCCGCAGTCGGCACTAGGTTTTGCCGTGCGTACGGTGACGGAGCTGGCGGACTTTTCCCGGCCGTTGGAAACGGCCCTGGACCTGGGCTGTGCCGTGGGCCGTTCATCGTTTGAGCTGGCGAAACGCGCCTCCACCGTGCTGGGCATGGACTACAGCCACAGCTTTGTGGAAGCTGCGGCCCAGTTGATCCAGCAGGACCTGCCCTACCAGCGGGTGGATGAAGCTGCCGCCACTACGGCCCTAGTGGCCCAGGTGCCAGCGGATTGCCCACGCGACCGTGTACGGTTTGAGCAGGGCGATGCCATGGATTTGCGGGCTGATTTGGGCAGTTTCGATCTCGTTCATGCGGCCAACTTGCTGTGCCGCCTTACGGATCCCGCTCTGCTCATCGCCCGGTTGCCAGACTTGGTAAAGCCCGGCGGCCAGCTTTTGCTGACCACGCCCTGCACTTGGCTGGAGGAGTTCACCCCCCGCGGCCATTGGCCTACGGGCTCCACCCGCGACTGGCTGAAGCAGGAGCTTTCCGCGCATTTCGACCTCGCACAGGAAAAGGACCTGCCGTTTCTCATCCGGGAACACGCCCGCAAGTATCAGTGGAGCGTGGCCCTGGGGACGCGCTGGATCCGCAAGCCAGCCTGA
- a CDS encoding thermonuclease family protein: MPLRDTLLNLAITAVLVLMVVLGGILLKESRPSPPPAVPVRVAGVPGETLPDEGGSPKGKEDKFLIFPRATLVESRANEADTLRIRIGNEEHIFVLYFIDALEASMNHPQRVAEQARYFGRTNEKVITSTGAEAAAYVAELLKTRPFEVITRWERVPNTLRYYALIRFLREDGQRVYLMDLLLRKGYARLDGVDTPLPGDSRDLPTYLAELMSLSRKAREEKQGVWAKVAF, encoded by the coding sequence ATGCCTCTACGCGACACGTTGCTCAATCTCGCCATCACTGCGGTGCTGGTGCTGATGGTCGTGCTGGGAGGCATCCTGCTGAAGGAAAGCCGCCCTTCACCCCCACCAGCCGTGCCTGTCAGGGTGGCAGGTGTGCCTGGGGAGACCCTGCCGGACGAAGGCGGCAGCCCAAAGGGCAAAGAGGATAAATTCCTCATCTTTCCACGGGCGACCTTGGTGGAAAGCCGCGCCAATGAGGCGGATACCTTGCGTATCCGTATCGGCAATGAGGAGCACATTTTTGTCCTATATTTCATTGATGCCCTGGAGGCCAGCATGAACCACCCCCAGCGGGTGGCCGAGCAGGCGCGCTACTTTGGCCGGACGAATGAGAAAGTCATCACCTCCACGGGGGCAGAGGCTGCGGCCTACGTGGCGGAGCTTCTAAAAACCCGGCCTTTTGAGGTCATCACCCGCTGGGAAAGAGTGCCGAATACCCTGCGCTACTACGCGCTCATCCGTTTTTTACGGGAGGATGGCCAGCGGGTGTACCTCATGGATCTGTTGCTGCGCAAAGGTTATGCCCGGCTGGATGGGGTGGATACACCTCTGCCGGGGGATTCACGAGATCTGCCCACTTACCTAGCAGAGCTGATGAGCCTCTCCCGCAAGGCCCGCGAGGAAAAGCAAGGCGTCTGGGCGAAGGTGGCTTTCTAA
- a CDS encoding M23 family metallopeptidase: protein MMNGGSAFFSSPSRRVSWCAGLFVALGLLLSISELQANGFVRCQLADGFDFPVGKPNGDNYYKSRGYWPNGHLGEDWNGKGGGDSDLGAPIYATARGVVIISENVGVGWGNCIIIRHAYRDETGKIAMVDSLSAHLQQRLVKVGQAVEKGQLVGTMGGNNGMYLVHLHFEMRKNLRIGMNRSQFARDNTNYYSPTDFINKHRVLPTSFQKYPVPLGLFAPYGRSLADARSDGGDETVKVPTLPTMPTTSPANPNLPESGPSADDEDFWSKLRTRLKQGKMTEGVEPPK, encoded by the coding sequence ATGATGAACGGCGGCTCAGCATTTTTCAGCAGCCCATCACGCCGTGTTTCATGGTGTGCTGGGCTGTTTGTCGCTCTAGGCTTACTTCTCAGCATTTCTGAACTCCAAGCCAACGGCTTCGTCCGCTGCCAGCTTGCCGATGGCTTCGATTTTCCCGTGGGCAAGCCCAACGGCGACAACTACTACAAATCCCGCGGCTACTGGCCCAACGGCCACCTCGGCGAGGACTGGAACGGCAAAGGCGGCGGCGACAGCGACCTCGGTGCCCCCATTTACGCCACCGCCCGCGGTGTGGTGATCATCTCCGAAAACGTCGGCGTCGGCTGGGGAAATTGCATCATCATCCGCCACGCCTACCGGGATGAAACGGGCAAAATCGCCATGGTGGACAGCCTTTCTGCCCACCTCCAGCAGCGACTGGTCAAAGTAGGACAAGCTGTGGAAAAAGGCCAGCTCGTCGGCACCATGGGCGGCAACAACGGCATGTACCTGGTGCACCTGCACTTTGAGATGCGAAAGAATCTGCGCATCGGCATGAACCGCAGCCAGTTCGCCCGCGACAATACCAACTACTACAGCCCCACAGACTTCATCAACAAGCACCGGGTGCTGCCCACCAGCTTTCAAAAATACCCCGTGCCGCTGGGCCTCTTCGCCCCGTATGGCCGCTCCCTGGCCGATGCCCGCAGCGATGGCGGTGACGAGACCGTCAAGGTTCCCACCCTGCCAACGATGCCCACGACCAGCCCTGCGAACCCAAATTTGCCTGAGTCTGGCCCCTCTGCCGATGACGAAGACTTCTGGTCAAAGCTGCGCACTCGCCTGAAACAAGGCAAGATGACGGAAGGCGTCGAGCCACCGAAGTAG
- the secG gene encoding preprotein translocase subunit SecG — MVDILIGTLTVVEVLVCFLLILIVLMQRPKQEGLGASFGDGMMSQIAGAQTTNVLQKFTVYLAVALFVLTLSLALLVTRKQSQKANARIFDAPPPAAAPAEAPKVEVTPAAPGAPAATTPATPAPATPAAEAPKPATPAPAAEAPKAPEPAKPAMKEPGEAAAPAPAAATTPAVEAPKPAAPAAPAPAAPAPAAPSAPATPAPAAPNP; from the coding sequence ATGGTCGACATTTTGATTGGCACCCTTACCGTGGTGGAGGTACTCGTTTGCTTCCTCCTCATTCTCATCGTCCTCATGCAGCGTCCGAAACAGGAAGGCCTGGGCGCTTCCTTTGGTGACGGCATGATGTCCCAGATCGCTGGCGCACAGACCACGAACGTCTTGCAAAAGTTCACCGTCTATCTGGCCGTCGCTTTGTTTGTCCTGACCCTGAGCCTGGCTCTGCTGGTTACCCGCAAGCAGTCCCAGAAAGCCAATGCGCGCATTTTCGATGCCCCACCACCCGCAGCAGCCCCGGCTGAAGCTCCGAAGGTGGAAGTCACCCCCGCTGCCCCTGGCGCCCCGGCTGCCACAACTCCAGCCACCCCAGCCCCAGCGACACCCGCTGCTGAAGCTCCAAAGCCAGCCACACCGGCCCCAGCCGCTGAAGCCCCAAAAGCTCCTGAGCCTGCCAAACCAGCCATGAAGGAGCCCGGTGAAGCCGCAGCCCCTGCGCCCGCCGCAGCCACCACCCCAGCCGTGGAAGCCCCTAAACCAGCCGCACCGGCAGCTCCAGCTCCTGCCGCTCCAGCTCCCGCTGCACCTTCTGCTCCGGCTACCCCAGCCCCAGCAGCCCCCAACCCTTAA
- a CDS encoding ribonucleotide-diphosphate reductase subunit beta, translated as MDKIYKIGNREFFLDEEKAEEAFAAKKVINGRQTMTFNLLPLKYQWAYDLYRIMKANHWEPEDIQMQKDVEQWRSHEVSQNERWIIMMGIGYFSAAEGIVGDNVQHVVRELVTAPELKLVLGRHAHEENIHADSLLYMISSLGINPHECEAMFEQIPTIVKKNEFVTKHSNNLRRDLDLTKLENKQLLAKNIFVFGQCMEGTQFYGLFGMILSLYRQNKFPGIGQMFRYTLRDESNHIEVFRNLFMDLIEENPDIWTAEFRQDLVETMREAVALEKEFIRDCLPVNAVGLSAAEFELYTDFIADRRLAGCGLPALNPGVTNPLPWLAEMMDVRKEQNFFEGKVTDYQKSSSLVVCSDDDL; from the coding sequence ATGGATAAAATCTACAAAATTGGCAATCGTGAGTTTTTTCTAGACGAAGAAAAGGCTGAAGAAGCCTTTGCCGCCAAGAAAGTCATCAATGGTCGGCAGACCATGACCTTCAATTTGCTGCCCCTCAAATATCAGTGGGCTTATGATCTTTATCGCATCATGAAGGCCAACCACTGGGAGCCGGAAGACATCCAGATGCAGAAAGATGTGGAGCAGTGGCGCTCCCATGAAGTTTCCCAGAACGAGCGCTGGATCATCATGATGGGCATCGGTTACTTCAGTGCTGCGGAAGGCATCGTGGGGGACAATGTGCAGCACGTCGTGCGTGAACTGGTCACCGCGCCCGAGTTGAAGCTGGTGCTGGGCCGCCATGCGCATGAGGAAAACATCCACGCGGATTCCCTCCTGTACATGATTTCCAGTCTGGGCATCAATCCGCATGAGTGCGAGGCCATGTTCGAGCAGATTCCCACGATCGTGAAGAAAAACGAGTTCGTGACGAAGCACTCGAACAACCTGCGCCGTGACCTGGACCTGACGAAGCTGGAGAACAAGCAGCTCCTGGCAAAGAACATCTTTGTCTTCGGTCAGTGCATGGAAGGCACGCAGTTCTACGGCCTCTTCGGCATGATCCTCAGCCTGTATCGCCAGAATAAGTTCCCGGGCATCGGCCAGATGTTCCGCTACACGCTGCGCGATGAGTCGAACCACATCGAAGTCTTCCGCAACCTGTTCATGGACCTCATTGAGGAAAATCCAGACATCTGGACCGCTGAGTTCCGCCAGGATCTGGTGGAGACCATGCGCGAAGCCGTGGCCCTGGAAAAAGAATTCATCCGCGATTGCCTGCCCGTGAATGCGGTGGGTCTGAGCGCGGCGGAGTTTGAGCTTTACACCGACTTCATCGCTGACCGCCGCCTGGCAGGTTGCGGCCTGCCTGCCCTGAATCCGGGCGTCACCAATCCGCTGCCTTGGCTGGCGGAGATGATGGACGTGCGCAAGGAGCAGAACTTCTTCGAAGGCAAAGTCACGGACTATCAAAAGTCCTCCTCCCTGGTCGTCTGCTCGGACGACGATCTGTAA